In the Halomicrobium urmianum genome, CCAGCCGAGTCCCACATGATCGCACCGCCACCCCACATGATTGCGCCGATCACGAAGTACGTGAGGATCACGTGCGAGAACCGCATCGTTAGATCCCCCTCCTGAGCGCGGTGAAGCTGATCCACGCCACGCTCGAGGCGAAGACCAGCCCGTACTGTACCCAGCCGATCACGCTGAACGCCGCGAGCACCAGCACGACCACCAGCCCGATCGACTCCGACGAGAGACGATAGTTGGTCGCCACAGCGCCCGCCATCAGGATCGACAGCAGGACCGACACCATCGTCTGGAACGCCGCCACGTCGCCAGCAGGCAGCAACGACGGCACGTCACCTGCGACGCTCAGTAGCGAGTTCGGATTCTCGAACTGCCGGTTGATCGAGTAATTCCGGTATCTGGTCCCGCTTCTGCCGGAGTCCATCTCGAACTGGGTCTTGACCACGAGTGTACTGTCGCTCATGTTGCTGAGGTCAAGTGAGAGCGTCAGGCTCCCGGCCCCTGTCGCCGAGTCGTTCGCGAGTACCGTCGAGTTCGTCTCGTTCTCGCGAATCGCCGTCACGTTGAACGACGACACCGACTCGTCGAGCTCGCGGACGTCGACCGTGACGTCCGTCTGGCCCGCCGGGACGACCCCGAGCATCGGCTTGTTGTTGACGATCGGCCCGACGTCGCGAATCTCGATCTCGCCGTCGGCGTGGACCCGAATCTGCTGTGCGCCGTCCGCAATGGGAGTGTATGGACCGAGGACCATTCGCTCGCCAGTCTCCGTGTTGAGGACAACGAGCCGATGCCTGACGTTATTCGCCAGTTGGACGCGGTACTCACCCGTCGATCCGATCACGTCGCCCTGGACAGTCCTCCACGATCCGTTGATCGCTCGCTGGACGAGGAGTGCCGTATTGTCTGCTCCGAATCGGCCAGTGTAATCGCTGTACTCGAAGACCTTCGAGTTGTATTCGGCCGACTCGTTCAGCAGGAACATGTCCTGCTGCTGGTAGAGCGACTCGACGTAGACTCGTCGTGGGAGGTATCCATCCGCGTCGACTAGCGCGACGAACTGCGCGTCGCTCGGCAGGCCGGTGAAGTTGACCGTCCCATCAGAGGACTGCCGTTCAACGACCTCCGTCGACTCCTTATCGTCGACGTAGAACCGAATCTCGGCAGAGACGTTATCAAGCAGTTCGTTGGTCTGCTCGTCCCTGATATACAGCGTCTCCGGCGTCTTCCGGATCCGGATGTCGTGGTCACCGCTGGACAGACCCTGGAACGTTGCCCGTCCGTCCGCGTTTGTCGTCGAGGTCGCCAGAATCTCGTCCGACTGGTCGTCGATTGCCGCGACGTCAGTGTCGCCCGGGAGGCCGCCGATCGAGACGTTCGCCGACGAGGTCGCCGAGTACCGGAAGTCGACAGTCCCGTCGTCCAGTTCGGTCGCGCTCTCGGGTTGCCACTCGATCGAGTCGAGGCCACCTCCGACCGTCACGCGCTGCTTGTCCGACGGGTTGATCGAGATGTCTCCCGTGCTGGCGTCGACTTCCGAGACCGTCGTCCACGACCCCTCGATGTTGTCGAGTCGGGCGCGCGTCCCCGCGGCACCGTCGACGGTCGCGTTCCCGGCCGTGGAGTTCACCACGATCGTCGACCCGCGCGTGAAGTTGCTCATGTCGACCTCGCACTCGCACTGGACGATCACGTCCGTCCCGTCGTCGTGACCGAGCGGGACGTTCCGCGTCGGAGTCCAGTAGTCGGCCGCCGCAGCGACGACGCCGGCCGTCAGCAGGAGTGCGATCACGACGTACACGCCGAGCCTGGCCCTCGGCGCGCTGTCGTCCGTCATCGTCGACCCCCCGCGGCGGCTTTCCTGAAGATGAGCCCGAAGATGACCAGGACCATCAGCGGCAGCATCAGACGGAACAGGTAGATCGTCCCCTGATCCATCTGGCCCAGATTATCCTCGAGGCCGGCCGCGAAAACTGGATACAGCGCTCCGACCATCGCTATCGCGCCGAGGAACATTGCGACGTCGGGCACCGTGATCCTGGCTCTGTCGTCCATGGTTACCCTCCTCGTCGAGCACTTGCGCCGATCGACAGGATCAGTCCGATCAGCAGGATCGGGATCGTCATCTGGAGGAGCAGGCTGCTGAACGGATCCGCTTCCGACGCTGCCATCGACGTGAACTTGCTGAAGAACGGTGCCATCGCGAGGATTGCGACGAGCGTGAATAACGCCAGGATGGCATCCGTCAGTTGGATTGCCGCGCGGTCGTTCATCATGCCGGACCACCCTCGAGCCACGATGCCAGGTAGAGCAACGCCAGCAGCGGGAACGTAATGTTCACCAGAAACGTTGACTCCGGGCTCAGGCTATCGACGGTCTGGAAGTTGTTGATGTACCAGAACCAGACCGGCGCGATCGCGACCAGCCCGAGGAACGTCAGGAGCGCAAACGGGACTTCAAAAACGTCCATCCCAGAACCCTCCTTCGCTCGAGTCGCCGCCGAAGGTGAACAGGTCCTCGGCGTCGGCGATCGCCTCGCGCGTCTCCGCGTCGCCGGTCACCTGTGCCTCCGTCGGCAGTTCGCCCGTCAGCCGGAGACCGAGTGGCTGGCCCTCGAGCGTCTCCGGATCGGGGGCGCGGGCCGCCTCGGGATCTGGGCCGAGTGCCGTCGAGACGACCGTCTCTTGGAACCAGCCCGTTGTGAGCGAGTTGCCCGAACTTCCACCACTGGCAGACCACGGATCGTCACCCCGGTCCGGCCCGTCCGCGCCGCTGAATTCGAAATCACGGGGCCTGCGGCGTCGGTTCCGGGAGTTGCTGAACTGGTTCGGATTCGGGAACTCATCGGGCTGTTGGAACCCTTGGCCTGTCTCAGGAGGAGACTCGAACGGATTACTGAGTTGCTGTGCCAGAGCAGGCTGTGCAACCGCAGCCGTATCGAGAGCTTCTAAACCGCGGGTCCGGGCATCTTCTCTGAACAGCGGCAGCGATCCGACGCCGGGTCGCGACAGAGGATCTGCTCTACCCGTCGATCCCTCTCCAACGCCGGTCTCTGGTCCGACACCGATTCCTTGGCCGATATCGGGCTGCTGAGCCGCTAACTCATCTGCCTCTTGGACTTGTCGTTCGCTCGCTTCATCTGACCTCTGCTGTGCTTCTTGCGACGACTGCTCAGCTGCGCTCTCTCCCGGGACCACGAGCGACGGGAGGTTTCGTTCTTGGAAGCTTGGTTCATCTTGCTCAGTCACTTCGCGCTGCTGTCCTTGCCTGTAGAGGTCCGAGATTCCGGAACCGCGCTCTTGATTGATCCGCTGCCCGGGGGCACGATTTCCAGGCTGCTCCGAGATGCGATCGTCGACGAGGTCCTCTTCCGTGATCTCGACGACATCGTCTCCAGTCTGTTCACCGACTTCGCCGATGACGATCTGTTCTGTCTGGATCGTCTGCGGATCAGTTTGGTCCTGCTGATCGGGAATCCCAATCTCAGAGGTGACCGTCGGATCTCGGATCGGGAGTTCCTGCTCAGTTGACTGCTGGTTCTCGGGCACCTGAAGTTCGCCAGTCTGCTCCTGCTGGTCGGGCACCTGGACCTCGGTCCGGTCTTCGACGGCGTCCCCCGGCTGAAGCTCTCCGTCGTCGGAGAACTCTCCGTAGGCGGCGAGTGCCGGGATGGCGACGGCACCAGCCGCCGCGCCGCCCAGACCGACGCTGGTCCCGCCAGCACCGCCGACACCAGTGCCGAGGCCTGTCCCAGTCCCGAAGCCCGTTCCGACGCCGGTTCCGGTTCCCACGCCCGTTCCGACGCCAGTCACGCCGACAGCCGCGGATGCACGTCCGAGATCTCCAGACGGCACGTCTGACGTGATGTCTTCCGCCTGCTGGTCAGCGTTCTCGATGACGGTATCGAACCCGTCAGTCACCCAGTCGACCCCACTGCGGACCGTGTTCGCTGCTTCCTGTCGCGTCTCTCGGACGGGCTCGCCGGGGATCCAGAACGCATCCTCGATGGTCTGAGCGATCGACTGCTCTGTCTGCCCTTCGACGCCGGTCGCCTCTTCGATGACCCCGAAGAACTGGCGCTCGGGACCGGTCTGCTGGGCATCGAGTTGAGCTTCTGGCGTGAGCCGGCCCGTCACTTGGCCACCCTCGCGTTCGAACTCCACGTCCTCGCGCGTGACGTCCATCCCAGTCTCGTCTTCCAGCTGCGCGATGATCTGCTGCTCCGGGTCGCGCTGCTGGCTGCGTTGTGGATTCTGGGGCGTCGGTGACTGCTGATCATTCTCGCCGAACACCCGCTCCTGGCCCGATTCTGTGAGCCCAGCCTGGACGTTCCCGTCGACGATCTGGACGTCGAAGTCATCAGTCGTCAGGTTCTCGTCGGTCTGGCTCTGGAGCCCCTGAATCGCCGCGATACGCGCCTGATCCCGTTCCTCGAGGCGCTCTTGCTCTGCGCGGGCCTGCCCGGTTTCGGTGACCTCGACGCTGAGTTGGTCGCCCTCCTGGACTACCCGAACGTCCTCCGGAGACTGGAGCGTGTCCGACTGCTCGATTGCCTGTTCTTCGTAGTACTGGGGCGTTATGTCGGCCTGAATCCCGGAGTCAGTCTCCTCCAGCACGAAGTCGTCGCCCCGCTCCAGCCCACGCTCCGACAGCTGGGAAGTAATCGATTCGGCTGCGCGCTGTTCGCGTGCGGCCGCTGCGGCTTGCTCTGCCTCTGGACCGACGTAGGCAGCGATATCGCCGGATGGCGTCTCAGCGAGTGCGATGTCGTCGCCCGGATCCGCTTGATCCCGGGCGCGGTTGAAGATGTTTCGGACCTGACTATCTGAGAGGTCGGTGTCTTCGTACGTGACCGCCGCGTCGGCTTGATTAGACGACAGTACTACGGATAGGTGACTCAGTTAGTGCAGAAGCATCACGTACACCATACTGACCAGTAGAACGCCAAACACTACTTTAACACTAAACACGGGATCCGCGGGAAGTTCGTCGTCTATTGAGCGTTCTCGATACTTTTCAGGACTGCGAACTGCAAGTACATCACTCTCTGTCGCCATTCCAAAAACTACGAGAAACGGTAGTAATACAATCAGAACCGTCAGCGGGTTGATCTCTACAGCTAAGATTCCCAGCGAAAGAATCCATGGGGGTAGCCAAAGGAATATAGACAGACCAGAAAGCCGTATTATCGCGCCGTCAATCGTCTCTATTCTTTTATGGCGAACAGCCTGCGGCACAAGCCCTCTTGCGATCCGCCAGTCGACTTCCGGGCCTGTATCCCCGAGTTTACCGACAGCCCAATGACTGCCCTCATGCAGATATGGTGCTATGATAAATCCAATCAGATAGACAGCAGCATACGCGAGAGTCCCTTCAACGTCGACCATATTGCCTGAAGGGGACCAGATTCTATAAAGTTAGTTTCCGCACCACGTCCTTCTCGGTCAGTCCCTACAGACCTCCAAGGTAGTACAGAACTGCACCGAACACCAGTAGGAATGCGAGAATCGCGAGTGCGTAATGGCGGATCAACCATAACGGGGCAAGTAGTATCGCCCGAAGCTTGTACCAGATCGATCTGATCATGCCACCCATCTGTTTCTCTTCTACCTTATATCTACAGATAAAGCCAGTCTGGTTACCACTTTCACTTTCACTACGCGTACAAGGATTTCCACTTTTACATAGGCTATCCTCGGTCGCTCCTGTCTATGTCCCAGAAGGAGCGCATCAACCTCGAAGACGACTACGATCGGTGGCAGTGGACCTGTCCGAACGGCCACCACGACTGGGAGCCGACGAACCACCACTTCTGGTGTGCCGCCTGCGCTCGGATTCCTGAAGTGGATGCCTCGTTCGACGAACTCCGAGATCAGAAGACTGGTCGGCTCTACGAGCGCGACGACGTCGAGCTCCACACGCCCGCTGGCCCCTACGACAGCGATCTCGACGGGAGGGGTTCCGCGTGATCCGAAGACAGTCAGACGTGAGGCTCGGGTTCGTCGCGGAGATCCTCCTCCTCGCGGAGATAGTCCTCTCCTTTCTCAGTAATCGCATAGTAAGATCCCTCTCCTTCGATCTCATAGATCAAGCCAGCTTCCTCCAACTTGGGGATTCTTCTCTTGAGAGTAGTGTAGGAGATGGACTGGCCCCTCTCCGCGAAGTTGTTCTCAATCCCGCGCAGACTGTGGCCGGCCCCCGTGTCTTCGAGGAACTCCAGAATACGATCGTCACTCCCAGTCATCCAGTCTGCCCGGAGACGGCCCATACTGTCTTGGCCAAAAAGCCAGTCAAAAGCGTCTTCGATAGCATTCATGATCCTGATATAATGGTTCTATTTGGTCCAAAGATAGCCCAATATTTATATCCAATGAACCATGATTGGGTCACTACGATCGACGCGGAGCTCCTCGGGGCGTCGTTGCGGAAAAGAGTCGACGCCCGTGTGGCAGCACGGGCGCCGCGTTGATCGCGACTACAACGATGCGAAATATAGAACTCCAGGGTCTTCAAACCCCACGAAAGGCCGCTTCACAGTCATCGATTACTTACGGGTTATGTCCCGTTTGTGGAGCGGCTGTTGACGGCATCGATGCCGACGCGCGCGCCACCGCTGAGCCTTGCGGGCACGCGCTCGGAGAAGTAAGCCTTCGACTACTCACCATGACAGACTTCCCCGACACCGACGAGCATCGCGACCACCTGCGAGACATCTACGTGCGCGCTGGCGTCGTCGAGCCAGAGCGTGTCGAGGAGATCGCCACCGACGGCGGTCACGTCGAGCGCCAGCCCCTCCGAGAACTGGACGGTGCGACGGTTTACTACTACGACCACCGGGACTCGTCGACTCCGACACGGTCAGAGGACGTTCACGTCGAGATCTACGACGAGTGCGTTCGCCTGCGCTCGCCTGCTGACACGTGGATCCCCCGCCACCTCGTCGAAAAGGTGCTGCTATGAACGAGTGCCCGGACTGCGGGAGCGAGCACATCCACCCGTCGGGCGGCTGCCCGTTCTGCCCCGAGTGCGGGTGGTCGAAGTGCGGAGGTGGTCGCGCTTGAGTGCGCCCGTCGAGGATCCGAGTGAGCTGTCGGTCCGCGAGGTCTACGAGATGTTCCTCGACGCGAAGCAGCTCGACTACACGGACGAGACGCTCCGCGACTACGAGACCCGCCTTCGCCAGTTCGTCGAGTGGGCCGAGGACCAGGAGGCGATCGAGACCGTCGGCGACCTCTCGGGCTGGCACCTGGAGCAGTTCAAGCTGTTCCGGCAGGGGCAGGACCTCGCTCCAACGACGATCAAGGGCCAGATGGCGGCGTGCAAGGTCTTCCTCGAGTACGCCGCCGGCATCGAGGCCGTCGACGAGATGTTGCCCTACAAGGTCAACATCCCGAAGCTGGAGCAGAGCGAGGAGACCTCCGACGTCCGCCTCGACGCCGATCGCGCGTTCCGGCTAATCCAGCACTACCGTGATTCGCCGACTGAGTACGCCAGCGAGCGTCACGTCGCACTGGAACTGGCCTGGTTCACGGGTGCGCGGCTTGGTGCCCTCCGAGCGCTCGATCTCGACGACTACCGGTCGGACGACCAGATCCTCTGGTTCCGCCACCGGTTGCCGTCGACGCCGCTGAAAAAGAAGGAGCACGGCGAGCGTCCAGTCGCTGTTCCGGACCCCGTGTGCGAGGTGATCGACGCTTACCTGGAGGGCGTCCGCTACGACAAGCGCGACGAGCACGGTCGCGATCCGCTACTGTCTGGTCGCCAGGGACGCCCGGCGGCGTCGACGCTCCAGACCTGGGTTTACCAGGCTACGATTCCGTGCGCGGCTGCTCCGTGCCCGCACGACGAGGATCCGCGGTCTTGCGACTGGACCGCGCGCAACACTGCCAGTAGCTGCCCGTCCTCCCGATCTCCCCATCAGGTGCGTACGGGCAGCATCACCTGGCAGCTGAACAGTGGCCTCTCCTACGAGGCCGTGGCGGAGCGCGTCAACTCTGACCCTGATACGCTCCGTCGCTACTACGACAAGGCCGACGACGTTGAGCGGCTCGAGCAGCGTCGTCGGGAGTTTGTCGACCGACTGGAGTTCGATCCCGATGATCAGGACTAACCCCAACCGGCAGTCGAACGGCTCGTCGTATCGACAAGAAAGTGACGGAAAGTCGAAATACCGATACCCCTCCGACCCCACTCCGTATAAAAGTAAAGCGGCGCTTCTTGCCGCTTGTACTCCGCCACTCCAGAGCGGTGCGTTCGGGAGGTGGTCGGCGTGAGCCGGACTCGCCGGTCTCACGACCAGCCCCTCCCGCTCATCTGTGAGTTCTGCGGGAGCACCATCGAGGACGGAGAGCAAAGCTGTCCTGCTCTCGACGAAGGGAGGTGTCGGCCGTGAGCTCCGAGTCCGTTATCGGCGACACCGGCCACACGGAAGTCCGAAAGGACTCGGAGTTCATCTGTCCGCGCTGCCTCGCACGCTGCACTGAGTCGCCCAACAAGCCTATCGAGTACGGTCACTACGAGGGATGTCCTCGTCGAGACGACGATCTCCCGTGGGTCGGCTGTCGTACCTACAAGCCTGAGAAGGATCCGCTGCTAAAGGGATCACCCGAGGTCGCTGCCGACGGTGGCCGCCTCACTTGTGACGACTGCGGCGATGATATCGATCCCGACCAGCACAAGATCCAGATCCGGATCAACCAGCATCATCTGGACCTCTGCGCTGACTGCCAGAGCGAGTACAGGGCCGACCGGCAGTATGCTCCCGTCACCGACGGAGGTGAGCAGCAGTGACCTGGCCTGTCGAGGTCGACGACTGGGAGTTCCACCCGATCCCCCAGTCGTGGATCGAGCACGGTGTCGACGCCGACGCCGGCCAGAAACCCCGCGTCTACGCCGTCAGCGCGGCGACCGAGTACGGCGGCCGGATGCTTCAGATCCGGTACGCTCACCCCACCGAGCCCTACGTCATCCGCTACTCTCACGAAGGATACGAAGGCGAGAACGGCATCGTTCCTGCTGCGCTTTCCGATCGCCAGAGTGAGTGGCCACGTTCGCTCGTTCCAGCTACCGAACCGTCCGACGCGATTCGGGACTGCGAGTGGGATCACTTGCAAACGCTGTGGGGGGACCGCGTCGGGCGAATCCCCACACCTGACGACGCTGACGACCAACGGCTCATCGCTGACGGAGGACAGGTCGCGGAAGTTGATCGCACCGAGTTCCCGCGGCTGAAGGCCGATATTGGAGAAGACCCGGCTCGGTGGCTTGCACCGCAGACGGACATGGATCCGACACCACGGATCCGTGGCATCAGCGAGCCCGAGGTCGCCGCCGCGTGGCTCGCAGTCGCTCGCCGCCTTGGCGTCGATGGCGACGTCCGCGACAAGATCAAGCGTCGGCGCGATTATCTCGCTGATCGCGAGGCCGATCAACGGGGGGTCGACAAATGATCGTAGAGGAGGAGAACCCGATCGGCCTCGAGACTCACGGTCTGGGCCAGAACCTTCTCTGGGAGGATCACGGCCTCTCTCCGTACTGGGGCGTCGTCAGTGTCTTCGAGCCCGATCACGACGAGACTCTCGGCCCGTTCGAGGCCTGCGGCGAAACTTGGGAGATCGTCGGTGCCAAGCACTGGAACGGTCAGCTCGCCCATCCCGAGAATCCCGATGAGTTCGAAGACGGACTCTACGAATATCAGTACAAGCTCGAGGCTGTCGACGACTGGGGAGACCGTGACGCTGTTTTCCAGTTCCGGCCCGGCTTTCCCGACGCGATGAACGTCCACTCCGGGAACCCGATCCAGTCGATGCCTGACGACTGCCCGGAGTCAATTCGCGTCCAGTCCATCACGACAAACCTCTCAGTCGACGAGTCGCTCGAGTTGCTTCAGGCACTCGCTGATCACATCGGCCTGAACCCGGATTACTTCCACGAAAATCCGCACCCGTACTCCAGCATCTACCAGTTCGAACGCTACGGGCGTCTCGATCGGGCTGTCGCGCAGGATCACCTGACCGGGTCCGGCGGCATCATCGACGAGATTGCCGACTTCGCAAAGGATCAGCGCGGCCGTGGCGAGTACAAGTGGGACCACGAGGAGATTGAGGGCCACTACCAGAGCGTCGCGATCGATCCCGATACTTGGGACCTATTGCTTGAGGATCAGTCCTACGGTAAGCATTTCAAGTGCTATCACCCATTCCACGTTCGTTCAGAGAGTACGGACCGCGACGATGATCCGCTCGCCGATCCGAAGATCGAGATGTCCTATTCCAGTGAGTACCACCCCGGCGAGTCTCTCGACTGGCACGAGCGCGACGAGGTCGTCTCTGAGCTCGACGAGGCCGTCCACAACATCCTCTACTGGGCTGACGTTCCCGTCACGCCCGACGCGGACGTCTGGACCGACGAAGATCCCTACTTCGACGGCAACGCTGGCGACGCGGTCGAACTCGTCTCAAATCCGCTGCCTGACCTCCGCGATGCAACCGAGCATCACGTCGAAAGCGAGTTCGTTCGCGCTGACGTCACCGATACCGACCTCGAGATCGCGAAGGTCCTCACCGATGGCGGGAACCAGCACTACGAGGAACTCGCCGAGAACGCCGACGCCAGCACGTCGGCTGTCTACCGTCTCCTCGATAAGTTCTCCGCGCTCCTGGAGTCAGACAACGGGATCGTCAAGTTCATCGACGACGCTACGCGCCAGCACGCGACGGATATCCTCGAGCAGGTCCGCGAAACGACCGAATGGGCCGGAGACGCGATTCGTGAGGTCGTCGATCGGGATTCGCTGCTTCGTGGCGAAGGCACCTCTGCCCTTGAGAAGTGGATGCAGCGCCACGGGATCAAACTTGTCAACAGCCAGCGAGACCGTATTCGCCTCAAGCTCGGTCGGCGTGTCGGCGAGCGAGAGCTTATGAAGATTCTCCGCTCCGGGCTCGAGGCCGCCGAGGGCTCTGGTATCCCCACCGAGAAGATCAGGAACGGCCTGATTGACTGGGTCGACCGCGACGGCAATCCCCGGAAGGGCTGGCAGATCGTCGTCGACGGCAGCATCCTCAGGAAGGGCGGGGGCGACCCCTACGATTCAGTTTCGTTTACTGGCACGCCTGACGGGAACGTGAATAAGAGCGGCTGACGCCCGACAGGATAGAGGCATCACTATCCAGCCCCCTGTTTATTTTATAAAGGCAACCGCGTTCCAGCCGTTTTATTGCTGAAATATTACCAGTTCTCTCGACGCCTACGGTGGGCTGTTGGTCGCGCTTTGTCGTCGGCTGGGCATACCCCCTTTAGGGCGTGTACCTAAGGGCACGAATTTCAAATACACCCGGACCTTCGCTGGCGCTCGGTCCGGCTACCGCACTGCAACCGCAATACTACCGCCGATCAACAGCCAGTTGGGCTTTGAATGGGGGTTGATAGGTAGATACGTCGCCCCTACTGGCATGAGCGTCTCGAAAGCCAGACAGCTCGCTCTTCAGGGGAACTACCCAATGGCGGCCGTCGAGGCCGTCCCCGAGCCGGCGTTCGCGAGGATCTTCAACCTCCGCACACCACATCGCCTTGGACGACTTGCAGACGGCACCTGGCGACTCCAGCACGACCGCGACGGTCGGGACTGGATCGTGCCGCGTGCGCACGATGCACTCCGACTCTCACACATCGGCGCGGATCCACTGACCCGGACTCGAGAGAAGTACTTCGGTGCCACTCCGACCGAGTTCCACGATAGCGACCGAGACCACGTCGTCGACGTTGGCGCTTTCATCGGCGAGCTTGCCACCAGCCTCGAGGACGATCACGAGCGGATCCTCGCTGTGGAACCGGATCCACGGAACGCCACCTGCCTCCGACGCAACGTCGGCGAGAGAGTGGACGTAGACGGCCGTCTCGCGTGGCACTCGGACGAACCTGTCGAGATGGACCTCGCCACGGATGGCCCGAGTCCTCTGCTCTCGGTCTCGATCGAGGAACCACTGCTCGAGACACCACGTCGATCGACGGTCGAACCGTCACGACGATGGTCGACGAGTGGGGATACAACCCGGATCTGGTCAAGGTCGAAGCCGAGGGTGCAGAGCCAGAAGTCCTCGCCGGGACTGTCGATCTCGACTGCGAGATCGTCGTCGACGTCTCCGACGAGCGGGTCGGAGAGTCGACACGGACGATGTGCGAGGGGCTGCTCAACTCACACGGCTACGCTACCGAGTTCTGTGCAGCCGAGAGCGTTCTCTACGCCGAGCCATGATGGAGAACTGGGATTCGCTTTCTGAGTATCTCCTCGACGCCTACATTCACTTGCTGCTGCTCGTCGTTGGATTCCTGTCCGGCTGGCGAGCGAGCAACAACGCCACGCTACAGGAGGTGACGATTGGCTCTATCGGACAGATCCAGAACGCACCGATATCTGATCCTCCCGTCTGGATCTTCGCCTCGCTCCTTCCTGGAGTCGTCGTGATCCCGCTAAAGATTCGCGACTATCTCGACTGAAACAGCCGGCCAGTATTTCTCACTATGAGGTAGTGCCAATGGTGTTTGATCCGTTGTCTGTCACTGGCACCCCCACTATCGTATCCGCCACACCACCCGAGGTTCCAGAGCTAAATGTTATCGAACCGTTGCCACGGATCTTAGTGAGTAAACAATCAGGCTGATCGACTGTGATTGAGCCGCCCAGCCAGACCCGTTCAACAGCCGTCTCAGGCCCAGAGAC is a window encoding:
- a CDS encoding winged helix-turn-helix domain-containing protein: MNAIEDAFDWLFGQDSMGRLRADWMTGSDDRILEFLEDTGAGHSLRGIENNFAERGQSISYTTLKRRIPKLEEAGLIYEIEGEGSYYAITEKGEDYLREEEDLRDEPEPHV
- a CDS encoding tyrosine-type recombinase/integrase, which gives rise to MSAPVEDPSELSVREVYEMFLDAKQLDYTDETLRDYETRLRQFVEWAEDQEAIETVGDLSGWHLEQFKLFRQGQDLAPTTIKGQMAACKVFLEYAAGIEAVDEMLPYKVNIPKLEQSEETSDVRLDADRAFRLIQHYRDSPTEYASERHVALELAWFTGARLGALRALDLDDYRSDDQILWFRHRLPSTPLKKKEHGERPVAVPDPVCEVIDAYLEGVRYDKRDEHGRDPLLSGRQGRPAASTLQTWVYQATIPCAAAPCPHDEDPRSCDWTARNTASSCPSSRSPHQVRTGSITWQLNSGLSYEAVAERVNSDPDTLRRYYDKADDVERLEQRRREFVDRLEFDPDDQD
- a CDS encoding DUF7845 domain-containing protein; amino-acid sequence: MIVEEENPIGLETHGLGQNLLWEDHGLSPYWGVVSVFEPDHDETLGPFEACGETWEIVGAKHWNGQLAHPENPDEFEDGLYEYQYKLEAVDDWGDRDAVFQFRPGFPDAMNVHSGNPIQSMPDDCPESIRVQSITTNLSVDESLELLQALADHIGLNPDYFHENPHPYSSIYQFERYGRLDRAVAQDHLTGSGGIIDEIADFAKDQRGRGEYKWDHEEIEGHYQSVAIDPDTWDLLLEDQSYGKHFKCYHPFHVRSESTDRDDDPLADPKIEMSYSSEYHPGESLDWHERDEVVSELDEAVHNILYWADVPVTPDADVWTDEDPYFDGNAGDAVELVSNPLPDLRDATEHHVESEFVRADVTDTDLEIAKVLTDGGNQHYEELAENADASTSAVYRLLDKFSALLESDNGIVKFIDDATRQHATDILEQVRETTEWAGDAIREVVDRDSLLRGEGTSALEKWMQRHGIKLVNSQRDRIRLKLGRRVGERELMKILRSGLEAAEGSGIPTEKIRNGLIDWVDRDGNPRKGWQIVVDGSILRKGGGDPYDSVSFTGTPDGNVNKSG